The following are from one region of the Streptomyces tuirus genome:
- a CDS encoding helix-turn-helix domain-containing protein, whose product MSGAGDEPFIAAVKPLVDAMGGELIPPDEAGPDDVVLAWAGRDAVAVRLPQLADSLDHILAAMERRKGMPLADLDRRAKQEVVRILEARGAFSVRHGVETVASALGVSRFTVYNYLNREKGA is encoded by the coding sequence GTGAGCGGCGCGGGGGACGAGCCGTTCATCGCGGCCGTCAAGCCCCTGGTCGACGCCATGGGCGGCGAGCTGATCCCGCCCGACGAGGCCGGCCCCGACGATGTCGTCCTGGCCTGGGCGGGCCGGGACGCGGTCGCCGTACGGCTGCCCCAGCTCGCCGACTCCCTCGATCACATCCTGGCCGCCATGGAGCGCCGCAAGGGCATGCCGCTGGCCGATCTGGACCGCAGGGCCAAGCAGGAGGTCGTACGGATACTCGAGGCGCGTGGCGCCTTCTCCGTACGGCACGGCGTGGAGACCGTGGCGAGCGCCCTGGGCGTCAGCCGCTTCACCGTCTACAACTACCTCAACCGCGAGAAGGGGGCCTAG